A genomic window from Bacteroidota bacterium includes:
- a CDS encoding formimidoylglutamase: protein MVHIHFYSKEEIISRTKHRHGETKIGETVHTIQDTENWEQQLKYDQAKFVVLGIPEDIGVRANHGRGGAYAAWKPSLDFLLNMQSNQFCNGKELLILGHVDMDDLMEMANGLNYKSDTDIEKARWLVGKVDARVCAVIEKISAAGKIPIVVGGGHNNAYPIIKGINLGKKLHGIHVINCDPHSDMRPMLGRHSGNGFLYAYHEKYLTKYAVFGLHESYNIHTALALFEQHSADLHYETYDDIFVREQISFELALNNCIHFCKNAPCGVEIDLDSIQNVPVSARTPSGMLPVDVRKYVYHCGTSLDACYLHIAEGAPVLAHKQMDNKTGKLVAYIITDFVKAVAKRPL, encoded by the coding sequence ATGGTCCACATACATTTTTATTCAAAGGAAGAAATTATTTCCAGAACAAAACATCGTCACGGTGAAACCAAAATTGGTGAAACGGTTCATACCATTCAGGACACCGAAAACTGGGAGCAACAATTAAAATATGATCAGGCAAAATTTGTCGTGCTGGGCATTCCTGAAGACATTGGTGTTCGCGCAAATCACGGTCGCGGTGGTGCTTATGCCGCCTGGAAACCGAGTCTCGATTTTTTATTAAACATGCAAAGCAATCAGTTTTGCAACGGCAAGGAATTACTGATTTTAGGTCATGTAGATATGGATGATTTAATGGAAATGGCCAACGGATTAAACTATAAATCAGATACGGATATTGAAAAAGCAAGATGGTTAGTTGGCAAGGTTGATGCACGTGTTTGTGCCGTAATTGAAAAAATAAGTGCAGCGGGTAAAATTCCAATTGTAGTTGGGGGCGGACATAACAATGCTTATCCGATAATTAAAGGTATTAATCTTGGAAAAAAACTGCATGGCATTCACGTAATAAATTGCGACCCGCATAGCGATATGCGTCCGATGTTGGGGCGTCACAGCGGCAATGGATTTTTATATGCTTATCATGAAAAATATTTAACAAAATATGCGGTGTTCGGATTACATGAATCCTATAATATTCACACCGCACTCGCGTTGTTTGAACAACATTCAGCGGATTTACATTATGAAACTTACGATGATATTTTTGTCCGCGAACAAATCAGCTTTGAGTTGGCTTTAAATAATTGTATTCATTTCTGCAAAAATGCACCTTGTGGTGTTGAAATAGATTTAGACTCCATCCAAAACGTTCCGGTAAGTGCACGCACACCAAGTGGTATGTTACCTGTTGATGTCCGCAAATACGTTTACCACTGCGGCACTTCATTAGACGCCTGCTACCTCCACATTGCCGAAGGTGCGCCGGTTTTGGCCCATAAACAAATGGACAATAAAACCGGAAAACTCGTTGCTTATATTATTACCGATTTTGTAAAAGCAGTTGCGAAACGTCCTTTATAA
- the ftsA gene encoding cell division protein FtsA: MSRNNRIITGLDIGTTKICAIVGQITENGKIEVLGMGKADSFGVMRGVVANIDKTVEAIKLAVADAEQKSGVTIREVYVGIAGQHIKSLQHRDILTRNDAENEISMEDIDRMVENMQKLVLPPGDRIIHVLPQEFIVDGELGIKDPIGMSGVRLEANFHIITGQISAAKNIFKCVEKAGLKVTDLILEPLASSASVLSEEEKEAGVALVDIGGGTTDIAIFQDGIIRHTAVIPLGGNIITEDIKEGCMIMKNQAEILKVKFGCALATETEDNEIISITGLKGREPKEIKVENLARIIQARMEEILEHVYYEIKLSGFHKKLIGGIVVTGGGAQLKHIVQLVSYITGMDARVGFPTEYLSKSKSEDIRHPMYATAVGLILKGVEDRNYREQVVIENDTKTTATPVLQQEPVTVNQMQNNNENDEAFETANDSYEENKSEKNKTEKPGWLKNMLSSTKKWFEEDDVSDFK, translated from the coding sequence ATGAGCAGGAATAACCGGATAATTACAGGCCTCGACATCGGAACAACAAAAATTTGTGCTATTGTAGGACAAATTACCGAAAATGGAAAAATTGAAGTGCTGGGCATGGGTAAGGCCGATTCGTTTGGCGTTATGCGTGGTGTGGTTGCCAATATCGATAAAACGGTGGAAGCAATTAAACTCGCTGTTGCCGATGCAGAACAAAAAAGTGGTGTTACCATTCGTGAAGTTTACGTTGGTATTGCCGGACAACACATTAAAAGTTTACAACACCGCGATATCTTAACCCGCAACGATGCGGAAAATGAGATTTCAATGGAGGATATTGACCGCATGGTTGAAAACATGCAGAAATTGGTTTTACCTCCGGGCGACAGAATTATTCACGTGTTACCACAGGAGTTTATTGTTGATGGTGAACTGGGAATTAAAGATCCGATTGGTATGAGTGGTGTTCGCCTTGAAGCAAATTTCCATATCATCACCGGTCAGATTTCTGCAGCAAAAAATATTTTTAAATGCGTAGAAAAAGCGGGATTAAAAGTTACAGATTTAATTCTTGAACCACTTGCATCTTCAGCATCTGTTTTAAGTGAAGAAGAAAAAGAAGCCGGCGTTGCACTGGTTGATATTGGTGGCGGAACAACTGATATTGCTATTTTCCAGGATGGTATTATTCGTCACACCGCCGTAATTCCATTAGGTGGAAATATTATTACCGAAGATATTAAAGAAGGCTGTATGATTATGAAAAATCAGGCAGAAATTCTGAAAGTGAAATTCGGTTGTGCTTTGGCAACAGAAACTGAGGATAATGAAATTATTTCCATCACCGGATTAAAAGGTCGTGAACCAAAAGAAATTAAAGTGGAAAATCTTGCCCGCATTATTCAGGCAAGAATGGAAGAAATTCTGGAACACGTATATTATGAAATTAAATTATCAGGATTTCATAAAAAATTAATCGGTGGTATTGTTGTTACCGGCGGTGGTGCTCAGTTAAAACATATTGTTCAATTAGTTTCTTATATCACCGGAATGGATGCTCGCGTAGGGTTTCCGACTGAGTATCTTTCAAAATCAAAATCTGAAGATATTCGTCACCCGATGTATGCAACTGCAGTTGGACTTATTTTAAAAGGTGTTGAAGATCGCAACTATCGTGAACAGGTTGTAATTGAAAACGACACTAAAACCACTGCAACACCTGTATTACAGCAGGAACCGGTTACCGTAAATCAAATGCAGAACAATAATGAGAACGATGAAGCGTTTGAAACTGCAAATGATTCGTATGAAGAAAATAAATCTGAAAAAAATAAAACCGAAAAACCGGGTTGGCTTAAAAATATGCTGAGCTCAACAAAAAAATGGTTTGAGGAAGATGACGTTTCAGATTTTAAATAA
- a CDS encoding alpha/beta fold hydrolase, which yields MNTNWLNTKEYPFAHNYITVDGAQLHYIDEGQGEVLLFVHGTPSWSFEFRNVIKYLSKKYRCIALDHIGFGLSDKPSGYDYSIQNHTATLLKLINHLQLNQFTMLVHDFGGIIGLAAAEQIPDKISKLIILNTWCRSIQDEPEYKKMKGILGSPLMPFLYRYFNFSAKYILPAAFGERSRLTPEVHQQYLKPFGNAGERNGTVSFAKSLLRDQDYYESIGKMLPVLKNKPVLIIWGMKDAFITEKHLLWMQEQFPTAEVVKYEDAGHFVLEEKSVVAGPVIEAFLG from the coding sequence ATGAATACCAACTGGTTAAATACGAAGGAATATCCATTTGCACACAATTATATCACCGTAGATGGAGCGCAATTACATTATATTGATGAAGGTCAAGGCGAAGTGCTACTGTTTGTGCACGGCACACCTTCGTGGAGTTTTGAATTCAGGAATGTAATTAAATATTTATCCAAAAAATATCGCTGTATTGCTTTAGACCATATCGGTTTTGGCTTATCCGATAAACCTTCGGGGTATGATTATAGTATTCAAAATCACACGGCAACTTTATTAAAACTGATTAACCATTTGCAATTAAATCAGTTTACAATGCTGGTGCACGATTTTGGTGGAATTATTGGGTTAGCTGCTGCAGAACAAATTCCGGATAAAATCAGTAAATTAATTATATTAAATACTTGGTGCCGTTCGATTCAGGATGAACCGGAGTATAAAAAAATGAAAGGCATTTTGGGTAGTCCGCTGATGCCATTTTTATATCGCTATTTTAATTTTTCTGCGAAATATATTTTACCTGCAGCGTTTGGTGAACGTTCGCGATTAACGCCTGAAGTACATCAGCAATATTTAAAACCATTTGGCAATGCAGGTGAACGTAATGGAACAGTTTCCTTCGCAAAATCATTATTACGCGATCAGGATTATTATGAATCAATCGGTAAAATGTTACCCGTGTTAAAAAATAAACCGGTATTAATTATTTGGGGGATGAAAGATGCATTTATAACTGAAAAACATTTGTTATGGATGCAAGAACAATTTCCGACTGCTGAAGTTGTGAAATACGAGGACGCCGGTCACTTTGTGTTGGAGGAAAAAAGTGTAGTTGCAGGTCCGGTGATAGAGGCGTTTTTGGGGTGA
- the lpdA gene encoding dihydrolipoyl dehydrogenase, translated as MNYDVIILGSGPGGYVAAIRASQLGLKTAIVERAELGGICLNWGCIPTKALLKSAQVFEYMKHAADYGIQINGATADFAGMVKRSRDVAGGMSKGVQFLMKKNKIDIIEGSGIVKPGKTIEVTDNAGGKKIVAANHIIIATGARSKDLPTMKQDGKKIIGYREAMNLAVQPKKLVVVGAGAIGVEFAYFYNSIGTQVTIVEFMDRIVPVEDEEISKELARNFKKQGITIMTSSSVEGVDTAGEGCKVKVKSAKGEEIIECDIVLSAAGVVANIENIGLETVGIKTEKGKITVDKYYKTNVDGYYAIGDVTPGPALAHVASAEGITCVEAIAGHKPEGIDYNNIPGCTYCSPEIASVGMTEAAAKAAGYELKIGKFPFTASGKAKAGGNPEGFIKLIFDAKYGEFLGAHMIGANVTEMIAEVVVARKLETTGHEIIKAIHPHPTMSEAIMEAAAAAYGEVIHL; from the coding sequence ATGAACTACGATGTAATTATATTAGGAAGCGGACCCGGAGGATATGTTGCGGCTATTAGAGCTTCGCAATTGGGCTTAAAAACTGCCATTGTTGAACGCGCTGAATTAGGTGGAATTTGTTTGAACTGGGGTTGTATTCCTACCAAAGCATTATTAAAAAGTGCTCAGGTTTTTGAATATATGAAACATGCGGCTGATTACGGTATCCAAATTAATGGCGCCACAGCAGATTTTGCCGGAATGGTAAAACGCAGTCGCGACGTTGCCGGCGGAATGAGCAAAGGTGTTCAGTTCCTCATGAAAAAAAATAAAATCGATATTATTGAAGGTAGCGGAATTGTAAAACCGGGAAAAACAATTGAGGTTACCGATAATGCCGGTGGTAAAAAAATTGTTGCTGCCAACCATATTATTATTGCAACAGGTGCACGCAGTAAAGATTTACCAACCATGAAACAGGATGGTAAAAAAATTATCGGCTATCGCGAAGCAATGAACCTTGCGGTGCAACCAAAAAAATTAGTTGTAGTAGGTGCAGGTGCAATTGGTGTTGAGTTTGCCTATTTCTATAATTCAATCGGCACTCAGGTTACCATTGTTGAATTTATGGATCGTATTGTGCCTGTTGAAGATGAAGAAATTTCTAAAGAATTAGCGCGCAATTTCAAAAAACAAGGTATTACCATTATGACTTCATCATCAGTTGAAGGTGTTGATACTGCAGGCGAAGGTTGTAAAGTAAAAGTGAAATCGGCAAAAGGCGAAGAAATAATTGAATGTGATATTGTATTAAGTGCTGCCGGCGTTGTTGCCAATATCGAAAATATCGGACTGGAAACTGTTGGTATAAAAACTGAAAAAGGTAAAATAACTGTCGACAAATATTACAAAACAAATGTTGACGGATATTATGCTATTGGAGATGTTACTCCCGGCCCTGCATTAGCACACGTTGCCAGCGCAGAAGGTATTACCTGCGTTGAAGCAATTGCAGGTCATAAACCCGAAGGCATTGATTATAATAATATTCCGGGATGTACTTATTGCTCTCCTGAAATTGCCAGTGTGGGCATGACAGAAGCTGCTGCAAAAGCTGCTGGATATGAATTAAAAATCGGAAAATTTCCATTTACGGCAAGCGGAAAAGCAAAAGCCGGTGGCAATCCTGAAGGTTTTATAAAATTAATTTTTGATGCTAAATACGGTGAGTTTTTAGGTGCCCACATGATTGGTGCAAATGTTACTGAAATGATTGCTGAAGTAGTTGTAGCTCGTAAATTAGAAACAACGGGACATGAAATTATTAAAGCAATTCATCCACACCCTACAATGAGTGAAGCAATTATGGAAGCTGCGGCTGCTGCGTATGGTGAAGTAATTCATTTATAA
- a CDS encoding TetR/AcrR family transcriptional regulator, producing METALRLFAEKGYGSTSIATIAREADVAQGLMYNYFTSKEDLLLAILETGFADVQASMSAYREKLPPKKALALHVESTFALVAANKDFWRLFHAIKMQDGVQQFLDKDYAKARDYINSTLTQNFKALGYAHPADEAKLFFTLIDGLVVNHLMAPKYFPLASIKKVLFQKYKI from the coding sequence ATGGAAACGGCCCTCCGCTTGTTTGCGGAAAAGGGTTACGGCAGCACATCAATTGCAACCATAGCGCGGGAAGCCGACGTTGCACAAGGGTTGATGTATAACTATTTTACTTCAAAAGAAGATTTACTGTTAGCCATTTTGGAAACCGGCTTTGCGGATGTGCAGGCGAGTATGTCGGCCTACCGCGAAAAACTGCCACCCAAAAAAGCGTTGGCATTGCATGTAGAATCAACTTTTGCTTTGGTAGCAGCAAACAAAGATTTCTGGCGCTTGTTTCACGCTATTAAAATGCAGGATGGTGTACAGCAATTTTTAGATAAGGATTATGCAAAGGCCAGAGATTATATTAACAGCACGCTGACGCAAAATTTTAAAGCATTAGGATATGCCCATCCGGCAGATGAAGCAAAATTATTTTTTACGCTGATTGACGGATTGGTAGTAAATCATTTAATGGCACCAAAATATTTCCCGTTAGCTTCAATTAAAAAAGTACTTTTTCAAAAATATAAAATATGA
- the ftsZ gene encoding cell division protein FtsZ, whose product MYFDIPKEQSSIIKVIGVGGGGSNAVNHMFMQGIKDVNFVICNTDQQALEMSPVPNKIQLGPSLTKGRGAGSHPSVGQQAAMESMQEIKALLEKNTEMVFITAGMGGGTGTGGAPVVAKLAKEMGILTIGIVTVPFGFEGKRRRTQAHEGLETLKHFVDAILIVSNDKLREMFGNLAWNEAFAKADDILTTAAKGIAEIITVPGYVNVDFEDVKTVLRDSGLAIMGSGSAEGENRALEAVSVALESPLLNDNDIRGARNILLNISSGSKAVLMDEIASITDYVQEAAGNDCDIIWGNCTDETLGEKIMVTVIATGFETIEQRNTRIKKNTYKITHVDTNEMVSTKQAPVAKETEVLEEPVEKEEEPEIKLVNKNEVKLEKKEIKKEEDTNPRQFAFNFDMFAPVEEKIEIKKNPEPVAEIINETPITEIVAEDKIEVTPVAVVNPVNEITEEPIAEIKNETEIEAAPFFEIKKITKEIVEDDVQAEEEIISYVKKEEIIPIAEKEEITLNTQRNEPKTFITNNDKMDVVNNASSDRINRLKSMSMKLNNNNLEEIEKVPAYMRRNIDLEETPDAREINVSKYNVVNGENGPELKKNNSFLHDNVD is encoded by the coding sequence ATGTATTTCGATATACCAAAAGAACAATCATCAATTATTAAGGTAATTGGTGTTGGTGGTGGCGGATCAAATGCCGTAAACCACATGTTCATGCAGGGCATTAAAGATGTGAACTTTGTAATTTGCAATACCGATCAACAGGCATTGGAAATGAGCCCGGTTCCAAATAAAATTCAATTGGGACCAAGTCTCACAAAAGGCCGTGGAGCCGGTTCACACCCTAGTGTCGGACAACAGGCTGCAATGGAAAGTATGCAGGAAATTAAAGCCCTGCTCGAAAAAAATACGGAAATGGTTTTCATCACAGCCGGTATGGGCGGTGGAACCGGAACCGGTGGCGCTCCTGTTGTAGCAAAACTGGCAAAGGAAATGGGCATTCTTACCATCGGTATTGTTACCGTTCCTTTTGGCTTTGAAGGAAAAAGAAGAAGAACGCAGGCACATGAAGGTTTAGAAACATTAAAACATTTTGTAGATGCAATTCTGATTGTTTCCAACGATAAATTGCGTGAAATGTTTGGCAACCTCGCATGGAACGAAGCCTTTGCAAAAGCAGATGATATTTTAACTACTGCTGCAAAAGGTATTGCCGAAATTATTACCGTTCCCGGTTATGTGAACGTGGATTTTGAAGATGTGAAAACAGTATTACGCGATAGCGGTCTGGCAATTATGGGTTCAGGAAGTGCGGAAGGTGAAAATCGTGCATTGGAAGCTGTAAGTGTTGCATTGGAATCGCCATTATTAAATGATAATGATATTCGTGGTGCAAGAAATATTTTATTAAACATTTCATCCGGCTCTAAAGCTGTGTTAATGGATGAAATTGCATCTATTACCGATTATGTGCAGGAAGCAGCAGGTAACGATTGTGATATTATCTGGGGGAATTGTACAGATGAAACTTTAGGTGAAAAAATTATGGTAACGGTAATTGCAACCGGTTTCGAAACCATCGAACAACGCAATACCCGCATCAAAAAAAACACCTATAAAATCACACATGTTGATACCAACGAAATGGTTTCAACTAAACAAGCACCAGTAGCGAAAGAAACAGAAGTTTTGGAAGAACCGGTTGAAAAAGAAGAAGAACCTGAAATTAAACTGGTAAATAAAAACGAAGTTAAACTCGAAAAAAAAGAGATTAAAAAAGAAGAGGATACTAATCCGCGCCAGTTTGCATTTAATTTCGACATGTTTGCTCCGGTAGAGGAAAAAATTGAAATTAAAAAAAATCCTGAACCGGTTGCAGAAATAATAAATGAAACACCAATTACGGAAATTGTTGCTGAAGATAAAATAGAAGTAACACCTGTAGCTGTTGTTAATCCGGTAAATGAAATTACGGAAGAACCAATTGCGGAAATTAAAAATGAAACTGAAATTGAAGCCGCACCTTTCTTCGAAATTAAAAAAATAACCAAAGAAATTGTTGAAGACGATGTGCAGGCAGAGGAAGAAATAATTTCTTACGTTAAAAAAGAAGAAATTATACCTATTGCAGAAAAAGAGGAAATTACTTTAAATACTCAACGCAATGAGCCAAAAACATTTATCACAAACAACGATAAAATGGATGTGGTAAATAATGCTTCAAGCGACAGAATTAATCGCTTAAAAAGTATGAGCATGAAATTGAATAACAACAATCTGGAAGAGATTGAAAAAGTGCCTGCTTATATGCGTCGCAATATTGACCTGGAAGAAACACCTGATGCGAGAGAAATTAATGTGTCGAAATACAATGTGGTAAATGGTGAAAACGGACCGGAGTTAAAAAAGAATAATTCATTTTTGCACGACAACGTAGATTAA